A stretch of the Aegilops tauschii subsp. strangulata cultivar AL8/78 chromosome 4, Aet v6.0, whole genome shotgun sequence genome encodes the following:
- the LOC109768240 gene encoding probable glycosyltransferase 6, which produces MASETAPFCVTGAAGKGAASPAHRPHGHVVLAARIHDALVFAAGAVAAVLLLLCFSSLLAPAPVPNLVAGPSLPFPTSFPQQPQEADSSSDGLYARVAAAPRTFYDDPKLSYAVDRRVAGWDAKRAEWLRLHYPFGLRARRGPGERVVMLSGSQSYPCAGDGGDHMLLRFLKNKVDYARLHGIELLYNTALLQPRMVAYWAKIPVVRAAMLAHPEAEWVWWLDADAVITDMDFAPPLATRYKEYNLVVHGWDREVYEARSWVGLNAGVFLIRNCQWSLDFMDAWASMGPASPEYARWGKTLKATLSDKPDAESDDQSALAYLLLKNPKKWGARTYLEHEYYFQGYWAEIVDRLDGVAARYRAAERRFGPALRRRHAEGEHALYAAARNAALRKKAGGVPGPDGGGQKASYWRRPFVTHFTGCNPCGGRPNEIYSNESCAEGMRRALNLADDQVLRAYGFRHAGPLKDDVRPLLV; this is translated from the coding sequence ATGGCGTCGGAGACCGCGCCGTTCTGCGTCACgggggcggcgggcaagggcgcCGCGTCCCCGGCGCACAGGCCGCACGGCCACGTCGTGCTCGCCGCGCGCATCCACGACGCGCTCGTCTTCGCCGCGGGCGCCGTGGCGGccgtgctcctcctcctctgcttctcctcCCTGCTCGCGCCCGCGCCCGTGCCCAACctcgtcgccggcccctccctcCCCTTCCCCACCTCCTTCCCGCAGCAGCCGCAGGAGGCCGACTCCTCCTCCGACGGCCTGTACGCCAGGGTCGCCGCGGCGCCGCGCACGTTCTACGACGACCCGAAGCTGTCCTACGCCGTGGACCGGCGGGTGGCCGGCTGGGACGCGAAGCGGGCCGAGTGGCTGCGCCTGCACTACCCTTTCGGCCTCCGCGCGCGCCGCGGCCCCGGGGAGCGCGTCGTCATGCTCTCCGGCTCCCAGTCCTACCCGTGCGCTGGCGACGGCGGCGACCACATGCTGCTGCGCTTCCTCAAGAACAAGGTGGACTACGCGCGGCTCCACGGCATCGAGCTGCTCTACAACACGGCGCTGCTGCAGCCCCGGATGGTGGCATACTGGGCCAAGATCCCCGTGGTGCGCGCCGCCATGCTCGCCCACCCGGAGGCCGAGTGGGTCTGGTGGCTCGACGCCGACGCCGTCATCACCGACATGGACTTCGCGCCCCCGCTCGCCACCAGGTATAAGGAGTACAACCTGGTCGTCCACGGCTGGGACAGGGAGGTGTACGAGGCCCGGTCCTGGGTCGGCCTCAACGCCGGCGTCTTCCTCATCCGGAACTGCCAGTGGTCGCTCGACTTCATGGACGCCTGGGCCAGCATGGGCCCGGCCTCGCCGGAGTACGCGCGCTGGGGCAAGACCCTCAAGGCCACACTCAGCGACAAGCCCGACGCCGAGTCCGACGACCAGTCCGCGCTCGCTTACCTCCTCCTCAAGAACCCGAAAAAATGGGGCGCCAGGACGTACCTGGAGCACGAGTACTACTTCCAGGGCTACTGGGCGGAGATCGTGGACAGGCTCGACGGCGTCGCGGCGCGGTACCGGGCGGCGGAGCGGCGCTTCGGCCCCGCGCTCCGGCGGCGGCACGCGGAGGGGGAGCACGCGCTGTACGCGGCGGCGAGGAACGCGGCCCTGAGGAAGAAGGCCGGCGGCGTCCCGGGGCCCGACGGGGGCGGGCAGAAGGCGTCCTACTGGCGCCGGCCCTTCGTGACGCACTTCACCGGCTGCAACCCCTGCGGCGGCAGGCCCAACGAGATCTACTCCAACGAGAGCTGCGCCGAGGGGATGCGCCGCGCGCTCAACCTCGCCGACGACCAGGTGCTCCGCGCCTACGGCTTCCGCCACGCCGGGCCGCTCAAGGACGACGTGCGCCCGCTCCTAGTCTAG